Proteins encoded by one window of Salmo trutta chromosome 17, fSalTru1.1, whole genome shotgun sequence:
- the LOC115152015 gene encoding NACHT, LRR and PYD domains-containing protein 12 isoform X2 yields the protein MAESAALISDDAQFVDKHRAELIQRVTIVMAIADDLLQRCLIHEEVYSNIHATRPSQEQMRLLYEALNSGGVKVKSAFYRILLEQQPQLVQDLGEPSAVHVSTSLNSKDKDEKIEMCQTELKSYLKRTFERIFPGIATQGRPTLLNKIYTELFITEGGSGEVDKEHEVMKIEAVLRRPATQEIPIKCNDIFKPLPGQDMTIRTVLTKGVAGIGKTVSVQKFILDWIDREANQDIQFIFPIPFRELNLMKEKTLSLIDLLHDFFDDIKESGLSNFKKVKVLFIFDGLDECQLPLNFNRNEICCNVTKSTTVDVLLTNLIKGNLLPSALLWITSRPAATNRIPPECVDQVTEVRGFRDEQKEKYFMKTVSDEKLAERIIAHIKSSRSLDIMCHIPVFCWISATVLEKLLCKAESGDLPKTLTQMFLQFLIFQIIQTMRKYHEDPDTNLHWDKEIILKLGKLAFEHLEKGNLIFYEKDLKEFGIDIRQASLCSGVFTQMLREECMFQEVVYSFVHLSLQEFIAALYVFLSFEDNNEDVITPQLPSSSTGIVLYEEIRPDNIYKSAVDKALTSQSGHLDLFLRFLLGLSLKSNQTLLRGLLTQTEGSSQSNKGTVDFIKDRIRKNPSPERCINLFHCLNELNDNSLVEEIQIYLKSGGVSEVELSYSHWSALAFVMLSSDEELDVFELNKFVRSDEGVMRLLPVIKASKTALMNSCNITWRCCENLAMSFGSCTSSLRKLDLSHNGLTDSGVELLCLGLGNPLCKLETLKLSGCKVQEEGCASLASALRSNPSHLRELDLSSNNLGDSGVKQLSAALEVQHCKLETLRLSNCKIEEKGCASLASALRSNPSHLRELDLSYNHNLQDAGVANLSAALGNPLCNLESLRLETCGVTEEGFSSLASALKSNPSHLRQLDLSSNKAGDTGAKLLSAALEHPGCELLKLRLSFCSVQGDGCCSLVSALRSNPTHLRQLDLSNNFLGDSGVKLLSALLEDPHCEIKTLRLTDCYISEEAFVSLASALKSNPSHLRELDLTRNNGGDSGVKLLCAGLKDPCCKLEKLSLFCCKLTWECCEAMAAALSSTSSLRELDLSHNYLGNSGVMMLSAGLGNPHCKLMILRLCNCDMTEEGCASLATALRLNPSHLKDLDLSFNSPGDPGMNLLFAVLVDPCCKLEILTLDNCKLTENCCAALATALSSNSCSLKNLNLSDNNLYDSGVQLLSAGLKKTQCKLETLKVANCKFKEDGCVALASALSSNPFHLTELDLNQNRYGRGKALLKALQKDPHCKLEKVGLVPM from the exons ATGGCTGAGTCTGCAGCCTTGATTTCAGATG ATGCCCAGTTTGTGGATAAGCACAGGGCTGAGCTCATTCAGAGGGTTACCATAGTGATGGCCATAGCAGATGACCTACTCCAGAGGTGCCTGATCCATGAGGAGGTGTACTCTAATATCCATGCTACCAGGCCCAGTCAAGAACAAATGAGACTGCTGTATGAGGCCCTGAATTCAGGAGGGGTAAAGGTGAAATCAGCCTTTTACAGGATTCTACTGGAACAACAACCTCAACTAGTCCAAGATCTAG GTGAACCCTCTGCAGTCCATGTCAGCACATCTCTGAATTCTAAAGACAAAG ATGAGAAAATTGAAATGTGCCAAACAGAATTGAAATCGTACCTGAAGAGAACATTTGAAAGAATATTTCCAGGAATAGCTACACAAGGACGTCCTACACTCCtaaataagatctacacagagctcttcatcacagagggtggaagtgGTGAGGTCGACAAAGAACATGAGGTGATGAAAATTGAGGCAGTATTAAGGAGACCAGCGACACAAGAGATACCAATCAAGTGCAATGACATCTTTAAACCCTTACCTGGACAGGACATGACTATCAGAACTGTACtcacaaagggagtcgctggcattggaaagaCAGTCTCAGTGCAGAAATTCATTCTGGACTGGATTGATAGAGAAGCTAATCAGGATATACAATTCATATTTCCAATTCCttttcgggagctgaatttgatgaaggAAAAGACGCTCAGTTTGATTGACCTACTTCATGATTTTTTTGACGACATCAAAGAATCAGGACTTTCCAACTTTAAAAAAGTCAAAGTGTTGTTTATCTTTGATGGGTTGGATGAGTGTCAACTTCCTCTGAATTTCAACAGAAATGAGATCTGCTGTAATGTCACAAAGTCAACCACAGTGGATGTACTTCTGACAAACCTCATAAAGGGGAATCTGCTTCCTTCTGCTCTTCTCTGGATAACTTCACGACCAGCAGCTACCAATCGGATCCCTCCtgagtgtgttgaccaggtgactgAGGTACGAGGGTTTAGGGATGAACAGAAGGAGAAATACTTCATGAAGACAGTCAGTGATGAGAAACTAGCTGAAAGAATCATTGCACATATAAAGTCATCAAGGAGCCTTgacatcatgtgccacataccAGTGTTCTGTTGGATCTCAGCCACTGTTCTAGAGAAACTGTTGTGTAAAGCAGAAAGTGGAGACTTGCCCAAGACTCTGACACAAATGTTCTTACAGTTTCTGATCTTCCAGATAATACAGACAATGAGGAAGTATCATGAAGACCCTGACACAAATCTCCACTGGGATAAAGAGATCATTCTGAAACTTGGAAAACTGGCCTTTGAACATCTTGAAAAAGGCAACCTGATCTTCTATGAGAAAGATCTGAAAGAGTTTGGCATTGATATCAGACAAGCTTCTTTGTGCTCAGGAGTGTTCACACAGATGTTAAGAGAAGAGTGTATGTTCCAGGAGGTGGTCTACAGCTTTGTTCATCTGAGCCTTCAGGAGTTCATTGCTGCTTTGTATGTGTTTCTTTCATTTGAAGACAACAATGAGGATGTTATAACACCCCAACTACCATCCTCCTCAACTGGAATTGTCTTGTATGAAGAAATTCGTCCTGACAACATCTACAAGAGCGCAGTGGATAAGGCCTTAACGAGTCAGAGTGGACACCTGGACCTGTTCCTGCGCTTTCTTCTTGGCCTCTCACTGAAGTCCAACCAGACACTCCTTCGAGGCCTACTGACACAGACAGAAGGCAGCTCACAGAGCAACAAGGGCACAGTCGACTTCATTAAGGACAGGATCAGGAAaaatccctctccagagaggtgcATCAACCTGTTTCACTGTCTGAATGAGCTGAACGACAATTCTCTGGTGGAGGAAATCCAAATCTACTTGAAGTCAGGAGGTGTTTCGGAGGTTGAACTCTCATATTCTCATTGGTCTGCTCTAGCCTTTGTTATGTTGTCCTCAGACGAGGAGCTGGATGTTTTTGAGCTGAATAAATTTGTCAGATCAGACGAAGGCGTTATGAGGCTGTTGCCAGTGATCAAAGCCTCTAAAACGGCTCT GATGAATTCTTGCAATATCACTTGGAGATGTTGTGAGAATCTGGCCATGTCTTTCGGATCATGTACCTCAAGTTTGAGAAAGCTGGACCTGAGTCACAATGGCCTGACTGATTCAGGGGTGGAACTGCTCTGTCTTGGACTGGGCAATCCACTCTGTAAATTGGAAACACTGAA gctgtcaggctgtaaAGTCCAAGAGGAAGGTTGTGCTTCTCTGgcttcagctctgaggtcaaacccatcacacctgagagagctggatctgagttCCAATAACCTAGGAGATTCAGGAGTGAAGCAGCTCTCTGCTGCACTGGAGGTTcaacactgtaaactggagacacTGAG GCTGTCAAACTGTAAAATCGAAgagaaaggctgtgcttctctggcttcagctctgaggtcaaacccctcacacctgagggAACTGGACTTGAGCTACAATCATAACCTGCAGGACGCAGGAGTGGCCAATCTTTCTGCTGCACTGGGGAATCCACTTTGTAATCTGGAGTCACTGAG GCTTGAAACCTGTGGAGTCACAGAAGAAGGCTTTTCTTCACTAGCCTCTGCTCTGAAGTCCAACCCTTCACACCTGAGACAGCTGGACCTGAGCAGCAATAAAGCAGGAGACACAGGAGCAAAGCTTCTCTCTGCTGCACTGGAGCATCCAGGTTGTGAACTATTGAAATTGAG GCTGTCATTCTGTAGTGTCCAGGGGGACGGTTGCTGTTCCCTAGtttcagctctgaggtcaaaccccacACACCTGAGacagctggacctgagtaacaatttCCTAGGAGactcaggagtgaagctgctctctgctttACTGGAGGACCCACACTGTGAAATCAAGACACTGAG GCTTACAGACTGTTACATTTCAGAGGAAGCATTTGTTTCTCTGGCTTCAGCCCTGAaatcaaacccctcacacctgagagagctggacctgaccAGGAATAATGGAGGAGactcaggagtgaagctgctctgtgCTGGACTGAAGGATCCATGCTGTAAACTGGAGAAACTGAG CCTGTTTTGTTGTAAACTGACTTGGGAATGCTGTGAGGCAATGGCAGCAGCTCTCAGCTCAACCTCAagtctgagagagctggacctgagtcaCAATTATCTGGGGAATTCAGGAGTGATGATGCTCTCTGCAGGATTAGGCAATCCTCACTGTAAACTGATGATTCTGAG GCTCTGTAATTGTGATatgacagaggaaggctgtgcttctctggccaCAGCGCTGAGGTTAAATCCCTCTCACCTGAAAGATCTGGACCTGAGTTTCAATTCTCCAGGAGACCCAGGAATGAATCTGCTCTTTGCTGTGCTAGTGGATCCCTGTTGTAAACTGGAGATTTTGAC TCTGGATAACTGTAAGCTCAccgaaaattgctgtgcagcacTGGCCACTGCTCTCAGCTCAAACTCCTGTAGTCTGAAAAACCTGAACCTGAGTGACAATAACCTATATGATTCAGGAGTACAGCTACTCTCAGCTGGACTGAAGAAAACACAGTGTAAACTGGAGACACTGAA GGTAGCAAACTGTAAGTTCAAAGAGGATGGCTGTGTTGCTCTGGCCTCAGCTCTAAGCTCCAACCccttccacctgacagagctcgaTCTGAACCAGAACAGGTATGGGCGTGGAAAAGCCTTGCTCAAAGCACTGCAGAAGGATCCACACTGTAAACTAGAGAAAGTGGG ATTGGTCCCAATGTGA
- the LOC115152015 gene encoding NACHT, LRR and PYD domains-containing protein 12 isoform X3, producing the protein MAESAALISDDAQFVDKHRAELIQRVTIVMAIADDLLQRCLIHEEVYSNIHATRPSQEQMRLLYEALNSGGVKVKSAFYRILLEQQPQLVQDLGEPSAVHVSTSLNSKDKDEKIEMCQTELKSYLKRTFERIFPGIATQGRPTLLNKIYTELFITEGGSGEVDKEHEVMKIEAVLRRPATQEIPIKCNDIFKPLPGQDMTIRTVLTKGVAGIGKTVSVQKFILDWIDREANQDIQFIFPIPFRELNLMKEKTLSLIDLLHDFFDDIKESGLSNFKKVKVLFIFDGLDECQLPLNFNRNEICCNVTKSTTVDVLLTNLIKGNLLPSALLWITSRPAATNRIPPECVDQVTEVRGFRDEQKEKYFMKTVSDEKLAERIIAHIKSSRSLDIMCHIPVFCWISATVLEKLLCKAESGDLPKTLTQMFLQFLIFQIIQTMRKYHEDPDTNLHWDKEIILKLGKLAFEHLEKGNLIFYEKDLKEFGIDIRQASLCSGVFTQMLREECMFQEVVYSFVHLSLQEFIAALYVFLSFEDNNEDVITPQLPSSSTGIVLYEEIRPDNIYKSAVDKALTSQSGHLDLFLRFLLGLSLKSNQTLLRGLLTQTEGSSQSNKGTVDFIKDRIRKNPSPERCINLFHCLNELNDNSLVEEIQIYLKSGGVSEVELSYSHWSALAFVMLSSDEELDVFELNKFVRSDEGVMRLLPVIKASKTALMNSCNITWRCCENLAMSFGSCTSSLRKLDLSHNGLTDSGVELLCLGLGNPLCKLETLKLSGCKVQEEGCASLASALRSNPSHLRELDLSSNNLGDSGVKQLSAALEHPGCELLKLRLSFCSVQGDGCCSLVSALRSNPTHLRQLDLSNNFLGDSGVKLLSALLEDPHCEIKTLRLTDCYISEEAFVSLASALKSNPSHLRELDLTRNNGGDSGVKLLCAGLKDPCCKLEKLSLFCCKLTWECCEAMAAALSSTSSLRELDLSHNYLGNSGVMMLSAGLGNPHCKLMILRLCNCDMTEEGCASLATALRLNPSHLKDLDLSFNSPGDPGMNLLFAVLVDPCCKLEILTLDNCKLTENCCAALATALSSNSCSLKNLNLSDNNLYDSGVQLLSAGLKKTQCKLETLKVANCKFKEDGCVALASALSSNPFHLTELDLNQNRYGRGKALLKALQKDPHCKLEKVGLVPM; encoded by the exons ATGGCTGAGTCTGCAGCCTTGATTTCAGATG ATGCCCAGTTTGTGGATAAGCACAGGGCTGAGCTCATTCAGAGGGTTACCATAGTGATGGCCATAGCAGATGACCTACTCCAGAGGTGCCTGATCCATGAGGAGGTGTACTCTAATATCCATGCTACCAGGCCCAGTCAAGAACAAATGAGACTGCTGTATGAGGCCCTGAATTCAGGAGGGGTAAAGGTGAAATCAGCCTTTTACAGGATTCTACTGGAACAACAACCTCAACTAGTCCAAGATCTAG GTGAACCCTCTGCAGTCCATGTCAGCACATCTCTGAATTCTAAAGACAAAG ATGAGAAAATTGAAATGTGCCAAACAGAATTGAAATCGTACCTGAAGAGAACATTTGAAAGAATATTTCCAGGAATAGCTACACAAGGACGTCCTACACTCCtaaataagatctacacagagctcttcatcacagagggtggaagtgGTGAGGTCGACAAAGAACATGAGGTGATGAAAATTGAGGCAGTATTAAGGAGACCAGCGACACAAGAGATACCAATCAAGTGCAATGACATCTTTAAACCCTTACCTGGACAGGACATGACTATCAGAACTGTACtcacaaagggagtcgctggcattggaaagaCAGTCTCAGTGCAGAAATTCATTCTGGACTGGATTGATAGAGAAGCTAATCAGGATATACAATTCATATTTCCAATTCCttttcgggagctgaatttgatgaaggAAAAGACGCTCAGTTTGATTGACCTACTTCATGATTTTTTTGACGACATCAAAGAATCAGGACTTTCCAACTTTAAAAAAGTCAAAGTGTTGTTTATCTTTGATGGGTTGGATGAGTGTCAACTTCCTCTGAATTTCAACAGAAATGAGATCTGCTGTAATGTCACAAAGTCAACCACAGTGGATGTACTTCTGACAAACCTCATAAAGGGGAATCTGCTTCCTTCTGCTCTTCTCTGGATAACTTCACGACCAGCAGCTACCAATCGGATCCCTCCtgagtgtgttgaccaggtgactgAGGTACGAGGGTTTAGGGATGAACAGAAGGAGAAATACTTCATGAAGACAGTCAGTGATGAGAAACTAGCTGAAAGAATCATTGCACATATAAAGTCATCAAGGAGCCTTgacatcatgtgccacataccAGTGTTCTGTTGGATCTCAGCCACTGTTCTAGAGAAACTGTTGTGTAAAGCAGAAAGTGGAGACTTGCCCAAGACTCTGACACAAATGTTCTTACAGTTTCTGATCTTCCAGATAATACAGACAATGAGGAAGTATCATGAAGACCCTGACACAAATCTCCACTGGGATAAAGAGATCATTCTGAAACTTGGAAAACTGGCCTTTGAACATCTTGAAAAAGGCAACCTGATCTTCTATGAGAAAGATCTGAAAGAGTTTGGCATTGATATCAGACAAGCTTCTTTGTGCTCAGGAGTGTTCACACAGATGTTAAGAGAAGAGTGTATGTTCCAGGAGGTGGTCTACAGCTTTGTTCATCTGAGCCTTCAGGAGTTCATTGCTGCTTTGTATGTGTTTCTTTCATTTGAAGACAACAATGAGGATGTTATAACACCCCAACTACCATCCTCCTCAACTGGAATTGTCTTGTATGAAGAAATTCGTCCTGACAACATCTACAAGAGCGCAGTGGATAAGGCCTTAACGAGTCAGAGTGGACACCTGGACCTGTTCCTGCGCTTTCTTCTTGGCCTCTCACTGAAGTCCAACCAGACACTCCTTCGAGGCCTACTGACACAGACAGAAGGCAGCTCACAGAGCAACAAGGGCACAGTCGACTTCATTAAGGACAGGATCAGGAAaaatccctctccagagaggtgcATCAACCTGTTTCACTGTCTGAATGAGCTGAACGACAATTCTCTGGTGGAGGAAATCCAAATCTACTTGAAGTCAGGAGGTGTTTCGGAGGTTGAACTCTCATATTCTCATTGGTCTGCTCTAGCCTTTGTTATGTTGTCCTCAGACGAGGAGCTGGATGTTTTTGAGCTGAATAAATTTGTCAGATCAGACGAAGGCGTTATGAGGCTGTTGCCAGTGATCAAAGCCTCTAAAACGGCTCT GATGAATTCTTGCAATATCACTTGGAGATGTTGTGAGAATCTGGCCATGTCTTTCGGATCATGTACCTCAAGTTTGAGAAAGCTGGACCTGAGTCACAATGGCCTGACTGATTCAGGGGTGGAACTGCTCTGTCTTGGACTGGGCAATCCACTCTGTAAATTGGAAACACTGAA gctgtcaggctgtaaAGTCCAAGAGGAAGGTTGTGCTTCTCTGgcttcagctctgaggtcaaacccatcacacctgagagagctggatctgagttCCAATAACCTAGGAGATTCAGGAGTGAAGCAGCTCTCTGCTGCACTGGAG CATCCAGGTTGTGAACTATTGAAATTGAG GCTGTCATTCTGTAGTGTCCAGGGGGACGGTTGCTGTTCCCTAGtttcagctctgaggtcaaaccccacACACCTGAGacagctggacctgagtaacaatttCCTAGGAGactcaggagtgaagctgctctctgctttACTGGAGGACCCACACTGTGAAATCAAGACACTGAG GCTTACAGACTGTTACATTTCAGAGGAAGCATTTGTTTCTCTGGCTTCAGCCCTGAaatcaaacccctcacacctgagagagctggacctgaccAGGAATAATGGAGGAGactcaggagtgaagctgctctgtgCTGGACTGAAGGATCCATGCTGTAAACTGGAGAAACTGAG CCTGTTTTGTTGTAAACTGACTTGGGAATGCTGTGAGGCAATGGCAGCAGCTCTCAGCTCAACCTCAagtctgagagagctggacctgagtcaCAATTATCTGGGGAATTCAGGAGTGATGATGCTCTCTGCAGGATTAGGCAATCCTCACTGTAAACTGATGATTCTGAG GCTCTGTAATTGTGATatgacagaggaaggctgtgcttctctggccaCAGCGCTGAGGTTAAATCCCTCTCACCTGAAAGATCTGGACCTGAGTTTCAATTCTCCAGGAGACCCAGGAATGAATCTGCTCTTTGCTGTGCTAGTGGATCCCTGTTGTAAACTGGAGATTTTGAC TCTGGATAACTGTAAGCTCAccgaaaattgctgtgcagcacTGGCCACTGCTCTCAGCTCAAACTCCTGTAGTCTGAAAAACCTGAACCTGAGTGACAATAACCTATATGATTCAGGAGTACAGCTACTCTCAGCTGGACTGAAGAAAACACAGTGTAAACTGGAGACACTGAA GGTAGCAAACTGTAAGTTCAAAGAGGATGGCTGTGTTGCTCTGGCCTCAGCTCTAAGCTCCAACCccttccacctgacagagctcgaTCTGAACCAGAACAGGTATGGGCGTGGAAAAGCCTTGCTCAAAGCACTGCAGAAGGATCCACACTGTAAACTAGAGAAAGTGGG ATTGGTCCCAATGTGA